In Selenomonas dianae, a genomic segment contains:
- a CDS encoding EAL and HDOD domain-containing protein has product MEEAFIGRQAILDQQKNVYAYEILFRSGLKNAFDPNLDGNVATQSVMVNAMLDFGMNKLVSDKRAFINFTEQNLLTRAPKLLPSETVVVEILENVQPTPEILEAVKELKEAGYKIALDDFVLLPGYEPLIEMADIIKVDFRITESPEERKKMREILPKHVRLLAEKIETEEEFQQALAYGYVLFQGYFFCKPTILQQKRLTSNALSKMRLLREINRQNVDFSAITGVISSDTNLVHKLLTYINSAGVGLANHVSNLKQATVLLGASGVRRWVTLVSLQTFSEDKPPELFTLSLMRAKFCELIAAKLKRSGLTADTGFLLGMFSLLDVLLNLPMEEVLKEVNLSDELTDALLGKDNDLRRLLDLVIAYEKGDWDTVIAYCERENLSPEFLQPTYDNVLEWYNALQSIS; this is encoded by the coding sequence ATGGAAGAAGCATTTATCGGACGACAGGCCATTTTGGATCAACAAAAGAACGTATACGCATACGAAATTCTCTTCCGCAGTGGCCTCAAGAACGCCTTTGACCCCAACTTGGACGGCAACGTCGCGACGCAGAGCGTCATGGTCAACGCCATGCTCGACTTCGGCATGAACAAACTCGTTTCGGACAAGCGTGCATTCATCAACTTTACGGAGCAGAACCTCCTCACGCGTGCGCCGAAACTCCTGCCATCGGAAACCGTTGTTGTCGAGATTCTGGAAAATGTGCAGCCAACGCCGGAGATTCTGGAGGCCGTAAAGGAGCTCAAGGAGGCGGGCTACAAGATCGCCCTCGACGACTTCGTCCTCCTGCCGGGCTACGAGCCGCTCATTGAGATGGCAGACATCATCAAGGTGGATTTCCGCATCACGGAGAGCCCCGAGGAGCGCAAAAAGATGCGCGAGATCCTGCCAAAGCACGTTCGTCTGCTGGCTGAAAAGATCGAAACCGAGGAGGAATTTCAACAGGCGCTCGCATACGGCTACGTCCTCTTTCAGGGATATTTCTTCTGCAAGCCCACCATTCTGCAGCAGAAACGGCTCACGAGCAACGCGCTCTCGAAAATGCGCCTTCTCCGCGAGATCAACCGACAGAATGTCGATTTCTCCGCTATTACCGGCGTCATCTCCTCGGATACGAACCTCGTTCACAAGCTGCTCACCTACATCAACTCCGCAGGAGTCGGACTCGCCAACCACGTTTCCAATCTGAAACAGGCGACTGTTCTCCTCGGAGCAAGCGGCGTGCGCCGTTGGGTGACCCTTGTCAGCCTCCAGACCTTCTCCGAGGACAAACCGCCCGAGCTCTTTACCCTGTCGCTCATGCGTGCAAAGTTCTGCGAACTCATCGCCGCCAAGCTCAAGCGTTCGGGGCTCACCGCCGACACGGGCTTCCTGCTCGGTATGTTCTCGCTGCTCGATGTCCTGCTCAACCTCCCGATGGAGGAGGTACTCAAAGAGGTCAATCTGTCTGACGAGCTCACCGATGCTCTGCTTGGCAAGGACAACGACCTGCGCCGTCTCCTCGACCTCGTCATCGCCTATGAAAAGGGTGATTGGGATACCGTTATCGCCTACTGCGAGCGGGAAAACCTCTCCCCCGAATTTCTACAGCCGACCTACGACAATGTATTGGAGTGGTACAACGCACTCCAAAGTATCAGCTGA
- a CDS encoding amino acid ABC transporter permease, whose product MDKTLDTILLMLDGSTITLEIFCITLALSLPLGLFAALGRLSHFRPLSRLLEIYIWIMRGTPLMLQLLFVYFALPMVGILLPDIAAALLAFILNYAAYFAEIFRSGIQAVPRGQFEAARALGMSAPLTMRRIVLPQVLRITLPPVSNETINLVKDTSLVYILAMNDLLRVARTIVQREFDMTPFLIAGIFYLAMTAVLTYGFKKLEAYYGRYGS is encoded by the coding sequence ATGGATAAAACACTGGATACGATACTGCTCATGCTCGACGGCTCGACCATCACCCTTGAGATTTTCTGTATCACACTTGCGCTCTCCCTCCCGCTCGGACTCTTTGCCGCGCTCGGGAGGCTCTCGCATTTCCGACCGCTCAGCCGTCTGCTCGAAATCTATATATGGATCATGCGCGGCACGCCGCTGATGCTGCAATTACTCTTCGTTTACTTCGCCCTGCCCATGGTCGGCATCCTGCTGCCCGACATCGCGGCGGCACTGCTTGCCTTTATCCTCAACTACGCCGCCTACTTCGCCGAGATCTTCCGCTCCGGCATACAGGCAGTTCCGCGCGGACAGTTCGAGGCGGCGCGTGCGCTCGGCATGAGTGCGCCGCTCACCATGCGGCGGATCGTCCTGCCGCAGGTGCTGCGCATCACCCTGCCCCCCGTCAGCAACGAAACCATCAACCTCGTCAAGGACACCTCCCTCGTCTACATCCTCGCCATGAACGACCTCCTGCGCGTTGCACGCACCATCGTTCAGCGCGAGTTCGACATGACCCCCTTCCTCATCGCCGGCATCTTCTACCTCGCGATGACCGCTGTACTCACCTATGGATTCAAGAAACTGGAGGCATACTATGGCAGATACGGCAGCTAA
- a CDS encoding HD-GYP domain-containing protein, translated as MILARTIVNAKRVVVVSENTELTAAHITRLKFLKVSVVYIKDENELREERSPIFSRSNLFIKQYENVVGTAKSIFEETKKTGAVPVAETNEMVQTDLLPLSRRSGTIDYLNEINHLASDIYNHSLRVSILSGVFAKWMKLDRETSKDIVMAGFLHDVGKSKFDQRLLEKNIDSLKGEDYERYIQHTVDGAQILRNVAGLTEGVRLTALQHHERMDGSGFPFNIGGEDIHLYARIVAVADLYDNITIEREGYPRRTPFDAVTEIARQMYTKLDPQVCIPVLANIKNAFLGSRVLLSNHREGTITAYPHGIVPLPIVTISEDEVIDLNVNKKVTIVEYNPK; from the coding sequence ATGATACTTGCGCGGACGATTGTCAATGCCAAACGTGTGGTTGTTGTTTCGGAGAACACGGAGCTGACGGCGGCGCATATCACGCGTCTCAAGTTTCTAAAGGTTTCCGTTGTCTACATCAAGGACGAAAATGAGCTGAGGGAAGAGCGATCCCCGATTTTCTCGCGCAGCAATCTCTTTATCAAGCAGTATGAGAATGTGGTCGGAACGGCGAAGTCGATCTTCGAGGAGACCAAGAAAACGGGCGCTGTGCCCGTCGCCGAGACGAATGAGATGGTGCAGACGGATCTCCTGCCGCTCTCGCGCCGCAGCGGGACGATCGACTATCTGAATGAGATCAATCATCTGGCGAGCGACATCTACAATCACTCGCTTCGCGTTTCGATTCTTTCGGGAGTTTTTGCGAAGTGGATGAAGCTCGACCGCGAGACATCGAAGGATATTGTTATGGCGGGTTTCCTGCACGATGTCGGCAAGTCGAAGTTCGATCAGCGTCTCCTCGAAAAGAACATTGATTCGCTCAAGGGGGAGGACTACGAGCGCTATATCCAACATACGGTGGACGGGGCGCAGATCCTGCGCAATGTTGCGGGGCTGACGGAGGGCGTGCGCCTGACGGCACTCCAGCATCACGAGCGGATGGATGGGAGCGGCTTCCCGTTCAACATCGGGGGCGAGGATATTCACCTCTATGCGCGTATTGTCGCGGTGGCGGATCTCTATGACAATATTACGATTGAGCGCGAGGGATACCCGCGCCGCACACCGTTTGATGCGGTGACGGAGATCGCGCGTCAGATGTATACGAAGCTCGATCCACAGGTCTGCATCCCCGTGTTGGCGAATATCAAGAACGCGTTCCTCGGCTCGCGCGTGCTGCTCAGCAACCATCGTGAGGGAACGATCACGGCATATCCGCACGGCATTGTGCCGCTGCCGATTGTCACGATCTCGGAGGACGAGGTGATCGATCTCAACGTGAACAAGAAGGTTACGATTGTAGAGTACAATCCGAAATAA
- a CDS encoding amino acid ABC transporter substrate-binding protein: protein MNWKNIFTGAAVMALSAALLTGCGGSEKKVVSTDNAAEMGKIIVGLDDNFPPMGCKDEKNEIVGFDVDLAKEASKRLGREVEFKAIDWSSKEAELKSGRVQILWNGLDITEKRKENMLFSKPYMDNRQIIFVKKGNTSVTDEKSLAGKTVGTQSAGTAEEYIDATPFYKNDVKEVKKYPDYVAAFMDLENGRLDAVIGDEIVGRYYMSKHPEEIEALDVVVGPTSEFGIAFAKDNTALRDEVQKVLDEMKADGTMAKISTKWFAKDITK from the coding sequence ATGAATTGGAAAAATATCTTTACGGGTGCAGCGGTCATGGCACTCTCGGCGGCACTCCTCACGGGCTGCGGCGGCAGTGAAAAGAAGGTCGTTTCGACGGACAATGCGGCAGAAATGGGGAAAATCATCGTCGGGCTTGACGACAACTTCCCGCCGATGGGCTGTAAGGACGAGAAAAACGAAATCGTCGGCTTTGATGTGGATCTCGCAAAGGAGGCTTCCAAGCGTCTCGGGCGTGAGGTGGAGTTCAAGGCGATCGACTGGTCGAGCAAGGAGGCAGAACTCAAGAGCGGCCGCGTCCAGATCCTCTGGAACGGGCTCGACATCACCGAGAAACGCAAGGAGAATATGCTCTTCTCCAAGCCCTATATGGACAACCGTCAGATCATCTTCGTGAAGAAGGGCAATACCTCCGTCACGGACGAGAAGAGCCTTGCGGGCAAGACAGTCGGCACGCAGAGCGCGGGTACGGCGGAGGAGTACATCGACGCGACCCCGTTCTACAAGAACGATGTCAAGGAGGTCAAGAAGTACCCCGACTATGTCGCGGCGTTCATGGATCTTGAGAACGGCAGACTGGATGCGGTCATCGGCGATGAGATCGTCGGTCGCTACTACATGAGCAAACACCCCGAGGAAATCGAGGCACTTGATGTGGTCGTCGGACCCACGAGCGAGTTCGGCATTGCATTCGCGAAGGACAACACGGCACTGCGCGACGAGGTGCAAAAGGTGCTCGACGAGATGAAGGCGGACGGCACGATGGCGAAGATCTCAACCAAGTGGTTTGCCAAGGACATCACAAAATAA